The sequence ACATCGGATGAAAGTATAGGAGTTTTTGTTCGATCAATGGATAACACACTCGTTTTCTAGTTGAGGTTTCGACGCATGTCCTTGATTGTCTATATCTCTCGTCCTTCTGCGCAAGTGATTGCTCGTTCCATATGTCTAAAAGAAAATTCTGGGTTGGTTCTCTCTTTGGACAATACTGTTCCTCCGGGAAAAGTTAAAAGCACTACCAACGTATTACCGCTGCAGGTAGAGGAGAACTTATCCTATGATCAGGTGCTGATGGTGCTGCTTAAAGCTAACAAAATTATTACTCTGTAACTCCGAATGTTCTAGATAAAGAAGATTCGGAGTAATCGGATTAGGAGTAGTAACGTGAAGAGTGAGGATAAGAGATAAGATATGGGGTTTAAAAGAGAAAAATATATTGAAAGAGACTGATAAGTTTGGGGATACCATGTTTCTAACTCGGTACAACGTGTGGAGAATCTTTCTTAAGATGTCGCAGAATGAGTCATAATCGACTCCCTAGCTCAATAAGTAGGCAGGTTATGCACTACTGTTCACACGGTGGTGGAATGAGAAGTGAAAATTTGTTATCCACAGGTGTGAATAATCCTGTGTATAGAAATTTGAGTGAGTT is a genomic window of Candidatus Nitrospira kreftii containing:
- a CDS encoding hypothetical protein (conserved protein of unknown function) — its product is MSLIVYISRPSAQVIARSICLKENSGLVLSLDNTVPPGKVKSTTNVLPLQVEENLSYDQVLMVLLKANKIITL